One window from the genome of Eublepharis macularius isolate TG4126 chromosome 15, MPM_Emac_v1.0, whole genome shotgun sequence encodes:
- the LOC129342787 gene encoding phospholipase A2 inhibitor and Ly6/PLAUR domain-containing protein-like: protein MQTSLNICLLAAVVDLGMSLICEICGGFGNTCKGSLQFCPPGQDKCGITLLEGTGALEVRSIAKMCVRSNACDEPFTSINLGRAGEVWTQLTCCMGNECQGIIPTLPPLNTTPNGKQCPACYALRSLECKEEIIECTGDQFYCLERSGSITVGGTNVMIILKGCANNASCNDMHENSFLDGIHNIVKANCTLASGVASIVPGVFGLFVQTVAGLLLDWFPRAQI from the exons ATGCAGACATCTCTTAACATCTGCCTCTTGGCTGCTGTCGTAGATCTGG GGATGTCTTTAATTTGTGAGATATGTGGAGGCTTTGGGAATACTTGCAAAGGGTCCTTACAGTTTTGCCCACCTGGCCAAGACAAATGTGGCATCACTCTGCTAGAGGGCACAGGAG CTCTTGAGGTGAGGAGCATTGCGAAAATGTGCGTCCGGTCAAATGCCTGTGATGAACCCTTCACTTCCATTAACCTAGGCAGGGCTGGAGAAGTATGGACCCAACTCACCTGCTGCATGGGAAACGAATGCCAAGGGATCATTCCCACCC TTCCACCCTTGAACACCACACCCAATGGGAAGCAATGCCCGGCTTGCTACGCTCTACGCAGTCTTGAGTGCAAGGAGGAGATCATCGAATGTACCGGAGACCAATTCTACTGCCTTGAGAGATCTGGAAGTATAACCGTTG GTGGAACAAACGTGATGATCATCTTAAAGGGATGTGCAAACAACGCATCTTGTAATGATATGCACGAGAATTCTTTTTTGGATGGGATCCATAACATCGTAAAGGCCAACTGCACGCTAGCCTCTGGGGTAGCCAGTATCGTTCCAGGAGTATTTGGACTCTTTGTCCAAACTGTTGCTGGGCTCTTGCTGGACTGGTTCCCCCGAGCACAGATTTAA
- the LOC129343658 gene encoding phospholipase A2 inhibitor and Ly6/PLAUR domain-containing protein-like, with product MQLPLILCLLATSVALGVSLSCEHCHGFGNTCNGTWQNCPSEQHSCGIVQAAGTGVLQMKGVFKTCVQSRNCDQPLNSFNLGKIGQILTRTTCCEGLGCQKTPPALPPINNTPNGKKCPSCYVFHSLKCEEEMADCTGDQIHCIEVAGTANMGGTSAEVLMKGCTNVLCNSTQDGMSFGGISVITTAICTPANGAASSIPGSFELVLQAFVGLLLLKVLG from the exons ATGCAGCTCCCTCTCATCCTCTGCCTCTTGGCCACAAGTGTAGCTCTGG gGGTTTCTTTGTCTTGTGAACATTGCCATGGCTTTGGGAATACCTGCAATGGAACTTGGCAGAATTGTCCTTCTGAGCAACATTCCTGTGGTATCGTGCAGGCAGCAGGCACAGGGG TGCTGCAGATGAAGGGTGTTTTCAAGACATGCGTCCAATCAAGAAACTGCGATCAACCCCTCAATTCTTTTAATTTGGGCAAGATAGGACAAATATTGACCCGAACGACCTGCTGTGAGGGACTCGGGTGCCAGAAGACCCCTCCTGCCT TGCCGCCCATAAACAACACACCCAATGGGAAGAAGTGCCCATCTTGCTACGTTTTTCACAGTCTTAAGTGTGAGGAGGAGATGGCTGACTGCACTGGAGACCAGATCCACTGCATAGAAGTTGCTGGAACTGCAAACATGG GAGGAACGTCTGCAGAGGTGCTTATGAAGGGCTGTACAAACGTTTTGTGTAACAGTACACAGGATGGCATGTCATTTGGTGGGATCAGCGTTATCACAACCGCAATTTGTACACCAGCAAATGGGGCCGCCAGCTCTATTCCCGGATCGTTCGAACTCGTCCTTCAAGCCTTTGTGGGACTTCTCCTTCTGAAGGTTCTTGGATGA